In the Salvelinus fontinalis isolate EN_2023a chromosome 34, ASM2944872v1, whole genome shotgun sequence genome, one interval contains:
- the LOC129833312 gene encoding ankyrin repeat domain-containing protein 54-like, whose translation MDGWSPIVATASDDERSSSEGEYTVDTGPKEAEEKEGELKINDESMDGGAAEGFGITGFGEGTVRLSCTGQTAEQELRYLHLLWEPSRVGSGSGVASSKPGKVTGCRARRQGRARRNVGPIGKDIYAVKRFREAANGNDIDTVRRLLLEDIDPCAADDKGRTALHFSSCNGNESIVQLLLSYGADPNQRDGLGNTPLHLAACTNHVPVITTLLRGGARVDALDRAGRTPLHLARSKLNILQDGDSRSIETLRGEVTQIIQMLREYLNVMGQSEARERLDHISTQLQHTRTKEQVDEVTDLLASFTSLSLQKQNLGDR comes from the exons ATGGACGGGTGGAGTCCAATTGTTGCAACAGCTTCTGACGATGAACGTTCAAGCTCCGAGGGTGAATACACAGTGGACACTGGACCAAAAGAAGCGGAAGAGAAAGAGGGTGAACTAAAGATAAATGATGAGAGCATGGATGGAGGTGCTGCTGAGGGATTTGGGATAACTGGCTTTGGAGAGGGCACCGTGAGATTGAGTTGTACAGGACAGACCGCTGAACAAGAACTTCGGTACCTCCACTTGCTATGGGAACCCAGTCGAGTTGGATCAGGGTCGGGTGTGGCGAGCAGCAAACCCGGGAAGGTGACAGGGTGTAGAGCGAGGCGACAAGGGAGAGCCCGGCGAAATGTGGGGCCCATTGGAAAAGATATTTATG CGGTGAAGAGGTTCCGAGAGGCTGCCAATGGCAACGACATTGATACAG TGCGCAGGCTTCTTCTAGAAGACATAGACCCTTGTGCAGCAGATGACAAAGGAAGAACAGCCCTCCACTTCTCCTCCTGTAATGGCAACGAGAGCATCG TGCAACTTCTTCTGAGCTACGGCGCTGATCCTAACCAGCGGGATGGCCTTGGGAACACCCCTCTCCATCTGG CGGCCTGTACCAACCACGTGCCTGTAATCACCACATTGCTGAGAGGAG GAGCACGTGTGGATGCCCTAGACCGAGCAGGAAGGACCCCCCTGCACCTGGCACGCTCCAAACTCAACATCCTGCAGGATGGAGACTCGAGGAGTATAGAAACTCTTAGAGGGGAGGTCACACAG ATCATTCAGATGCTGAGGGAGTACCTGAATGTGATGGGACAGAGTGAGGCCAGAGAGAGACTGGATCATATCTCAACACAGCTGCAGCACACACGCACCAAAGAACAG GTTGATGAGGTAACCGACTTGCTGGCCAGCTTCACGTCACTCAGTCTACAGAAGCAGAATTTGGGGGATAGGTAG